The following proteins are co-located in the Desulfurococcus amylolyticus Z-533 genome:
- a CDS encoding oligosaccharide flippase family protein: MKWFDDEVTDAAAQAILYGTSTVIQIIIQVATMMIISRSLGPANYGVYTLALLPSTILTIFSDPGITSSMLRYVSIARARKELKGVARAYRVSILFLTLINTLILAVIALFPEELGVQLAQRSGLRELVLATAPYPLATAIYGAVLTYYASMEKASVRSMLQVLAPLLRLMLVSIVLLLGLSVKGVIIAHVTTYIVMAIVSLLISFKELKGLSSNGSIFKVSEFLTLAFSIYLAGIAGAIVGRLISFLIAYTTSNLGETGNYMVGNYNASSAFLGAITSVLGSLATPLTPFLAKKLNNGWLKETSNLVLNVLLTLTIPVTVYVVLFADSIIYSVYGRNYSTAPLFFAYMSISLLAWPLQTVYGSIYWIYNDKKPLAGYGLALMTTGTVFSIVLSGIMGLQGIALAQGLYPLLSSMVLAYHGYLKHGVKPSISKASILLALSLITGVFSKYVVGWIQFYIIQALLGFILYLVLFTLCSGFFNIIEEVELGLLDLLARRIPLIGPVLRLLLKLYRELASAARV, encoded by the coding sequence TTGAAATGGTTCGATGACGAGGTAACAGATGCGGCTGCGCAGGCCATCCTATATGGTACATCCACGGTTATACAAATAATTATCCAGGTAGCAACAATGATGATTATCTCGAGGAGTTTAGGGCCAGCCAACTACGGTGTATACACGCTTGCCCTTCTCCCCTCCACGATTTTAACAATATTCTCGGATCCAGGCATCACGTCATCCATGCTTAGATACGTCTCCATAGCTAGAGCTAGAAAAGAGCTTAAAGGAGTTGCCAGGGCTTACAGGGTTTCAATACTCTTCCTTACCCTGATAAACACGTTGATACTTGCCGTGATAGCTTTATTCCCCGAGGAACTAGGGGTTCAATTAGCACAGAGGAGTGGACTGCGTGAACTAGTACTAGCCACAGCACCATACCCCCTTGCCACGGCTATTTATGGAGCCGTGCTAACGTATTACGCCAGCATGGAGAAAGCCAGTGTGAGAAGCATGCTTCAAGTACTCGCCCCACTACTGAGACTCATGCTGGTCTCAATAGTATTACTCCTAGGGTTATCCGTGAAAGGAGTTATCATAGCCCATGTCACCACCTATATAGTCATGGCCATAGTCAGCCTACTGATCTCCTTTAAGGAGTTAAAGGGTTTAAGCAGTAACGGGTCAATATTCAAGGTCAGCGAGTTCCTCACCCTTGCGTTCTCAATATATTTGGCAGGGATAGCTGGAGCTATTGTTGGGAGACTAATTAGCTTCCTTATAGCATATACGACTAGTAATCTCGGCGAAACAGGAAATTACATGGTAGGTAATTATAATGCCTCAAGCGCTTTCCTCGGAGCCATCACATCAGTCCTGGGATCGTTAGCCACACCCCTTACCCCGTTTCTGGCGAAGAAGCTTAATAATGGGTGGTTAAAGGAAACCAGTAACCTTGTGTTAAACGTGTTGCTAACCCTTACAATACCTGTAACAGTATACGTGGTATTATTCGCGGACAGCATAATTTATTCTGTATATGGGAGAAACTACTCCACGGCCCCATTATTCTTCGCGTACATGTCTATAAGTCTCCTCGCCTGGCCCCTCCAAACAGTGTATGGGAGCATATACTGGATTTATAATGATAAGAAGCCATTAGCAGGCTACGGGCTAGCGTTAATGACTACCGGCACGGTATTCTCCATAGTCCTCTCAGGCATCATGGGTCTCCAGGGCATCGCGCTTGCCCAGGGACTCTACCCACTCTTATCCTCCATGGTGTTAGCATACCACGGATACCTCAAGCATGGGGTGAAGCCCTCTATAAGCAAAGCCTCAATATTGCTGGCTCTCTCCTTGATAACGGGCGTGTTCTCGAAATACGTTGTAGGATGGATCCAGTTCTACATAATACAGGCTCTCCTGGGCTTCATACTCTACCTGGTATTATTCACGCTGTGCAGTGGATTCTTCAATATTATTGAAGAGGTCGAGCTCGGCTTACTAGATTTGCTGGCAAGAAGGATACCGTTGATCGGCCCTGTACTCCGGTTACTTCTAAAACTATATAGGGAATTGGCCAGCGCAGCTAGAGTTTAG
- a CDS encoding SagB/ThcOx family dehydrogenase produces MASLNKIIKLPQPGKISGLTVEEALLLRRSIRDFRDEPVKLRDLALILWATYGLSDPVEGFLTTPSAGATYPLQVYVVVGSRSVIDYSEFLDPGVYRYDPERHVLILVGSGDVRRELMQAALMQGFIGRAPVSIVITAVYERTTSVYGERGRTRYVPMEAGHASENAYLMTTALGYGTVAVGAFRDSEVSQVIGIGGGETPLYIMPIGVSITRRKIVFEELAGFFTERR; encoded by the coding sequence GTGGCTTCGTTGAACAAGATAATAAAGCTTCCTCAGCCAGGTAAAATCAGTGGTTTAACAGTTGAGGAAGCATTACTGTTAAGGAGGAGCATAAGGGATTTCAGGGACGAACCGGTTAAACTCAGAGATCTAGCATTAATCCTGTGGGCAACGTATGGATTAAGCGATCCTGTTGAAGGCTTTCTAACAACTCCAAGCGCTGGGGCAACGTATCCTCTCCAGGTCTACGTGGTTGTTGGATCCAGGAGTGTAATTGATTATAGTGAATTCCTCGATCCAGGTGTGTATAGGTATGACCCGGAGAGACATGTATTGATACTAGTTGGGAGTGGGGATGTTAGAAGGGAACTGATGCAAGCGGCTTTAATGCAGGGATTCATAGGTAGGGCACCTGTGAGCATAGTGATCACAGCTGTCTATGAGAGGACGACAAGTGTCTATGGTGAGAGAGGTAGGACAAGGTATGTACCTATGGAGGCTGGTCACGCATCTGAGAACGCCTACTTAATGACTACCGCACTTGGCTACGGCACGGTAGCTGTGGGCGCTTTCAGGGACAGCGAGGTATCGCAAGTAATTGGCATTGGAGGTGGTGAAACACCCCTGTATATTATGCCTATAGGGGTGTCTATTACCAGACGCAAGATAGTGTTCGAGGAGCTTGCAGGGTTCTTCACTGAGAGAAGATAG
- a CDS encoding ferredoxin — protein MTRYKVIIDRSTCIACGAAPAACSEVFELGDDNGKNRVVAKYSVKLTPEISIGIIPEDLYECAKNGAEVCPVSAIRVEKIEGE, from the coding sequence ATGACCAGGTATAAGGTAATAATAGACCGTTCTACATGCATAGCCTGCGGAGCAGCACCAGCCGCTTGCAGCGAGGTATTCGAGTTAGGAGATGACAACGGTAAGAACCGGGTTGTAGCTAAGTACAGTGTTAAGTTAACCCCTGAAATATCCATTGGTATAATACCTGAAGATCTCTACGAGTGTGCTAAAAATGGTGCAGAGGTCTGCCCTGTATCAGCTATACGTGTCGAGAAAATAGAGGGAGAGTAG
- a CDS encoding NAD(P)/FAD-dependent oxidoreductase, whose protein sequence is MNVEDSSELERLVAKAGGRFIPTPQRRVGSDKMPNVIYSMEKYLENSGVKILVETSVDDIDVDGGSYIVKTTSGTFTTRHLILAPGRGGARCFSTISRKLGIETEPGPLDIGVRIEVPSYIAEPVTSIVKDPKIILYTKSYDDKVRTFCTNPKGFVVRELYDDGTVGVNGESYIEVKSRNTNFALLVTINLTDPMEDTVEYGKHIASLTTKLGGGKPLIQRFGDLLSGRRSTWGRIGRSIVEPTLRDATPGDISMAYPHRVIENIIEAIERLDVVIPGLASYNTLLYAPEIKFYSVKTRVSRNFETNLENIYVAGDGAGLSRGINIAAATGVLAARSIIEKEGLREAFQDHLFLDVYSR, encoded by the coding sequence GTGAATGTTGAAGACTCCTCAGAGCTAGAGAGGCTTGTGGCTAAAGCCGGGGGAAGATTTATTCCCACACCGCAGAGACGCGTAGGTAGTGATAAGATGCCAAATGTTATCTACTCAATGGAGAAGTACCTTGAAAACTCAGGCGTCAAGATACTCGTAGAGACAAGCGTCGATGACATAGATGTAGATGGAGGAAGCTATATCGTTAAAACCACCAGCGGCACCTTCACCACGCGGCACCTTATCCTAGCACCAGGTCGTGGAGGTGCAAGATGCTTTTCAACTATATCGAGGAAGCTTGGCATAGAGACTGAGCCAGGCCCCCTCGATATAGGGGTAAGGATAGAGGTACCGTCTTACATAGCGGAGCCAGTGACATCTATTGTTAAGGATCCGAAGATAATACTTTACACTAAATCCTACGATGACAAGGTGAGGACATTCTGTACTAATCCAAAAGGCTTCGTGGTTAGAGAACTATACGATGATGGGACGGTAGGGGTGAATGGTGAAAGCTACATTGAGGTGAAATCCAGGAACACGAACTTCGCGCTACTCGTGACAATCAACTTGACTGATCCAATGGAGGATACTGTAGAATACGGTAAGCACATAGCCAGCCTCACAACGAAGCTTGGAGGTGGAAAGCCATTAATACAGAGGTTTGGAGACCTGTTATCAGGGAGAAGGAGTACATGGGGCAGGATTGGGAGGAGCATCGTAGAGCCGACCCTGAGGGATGCCACGCCGGGAGATATAAGTATGGCATATCCTCATAGAGTAATAGAGAACATTATAGAAGCCATCGAAAGACTTGATGTAGTGATACCGGGCTTAGCATCATATAATACACTACTATACGCGCCCGAGATAAAGTTCTACAGTGTGAAGACACGTGTAAGTAGGAACTTCGAGACAAACCTGGAAAACATTTATGTGGCAGGGGATGGCGCTGGTTTATCGAGAGGTATAAACATCGCGGCTGCTACAGGTGTGCTGGCTGCACGTAGTATTATTGAGAAAGAGGGATTAAGAGAGGCATTTCAAGACCATTTGTTCCTGGATGTTTATTCTCGATAA
- a CDS encoding formate--phosphoribosylaminoimidazolecarboxamide ligase, whose translation MSTEFPQYGSFVEYVGLECGESINVPLFGTRSLLRIEADQKLKMLLLMKAGIPTPRVYELSDDVRGPVIVKLPGAKGGKGYFIASSNSEIEAKLRKYIEDGLLRSPREAIIQEYIVGVTAYFHYFYSLVLNRLELLGADIRYESDVDGLRRLPVGILEELGIDPTFTVVGNLPLVLRESLLPKIIEYGRRFVDASRGMVSPGVIGPFCLESVIDRELNVKVFEFSGRIVAGTNLYIDGSPYSYLYWDQPVSMGRRIAIEVRLALEKGLLEKIVT comes from the coding sequence TTGAGCACCGAATTTCCTCAGTATGGAAGCTTCGTGGAGTATGTTGGCCTTGAATGTGGTGAATCTATAAACGTACCCCTATTCGGTACACGTAGCCTACTGAGGATCGAGGCTGATCAAAAACTAAAAATGCTACTCCTCATGAAAGCTGGGATACCTACCCCACGCGTCTACGAGTTAAGCGATGATGTAAGGGGGCCCGTAATAGTGAAGTTACCGGGTGCTAAGGGTGGTAAAGGATACTTCATTGCCTCAAGTAATAGTGAGATAGAGGCCAAGCTGAGGAAATATATTGAGGATGGCTTGCTAAGAAGCCCCAGGGAGGCAATCATACAGGAGTACATAGTAGGGGTCACAGCATACTTCCACTACTTCTACAGCCTGGTATTAAACAGACTTGAGTTGCTTGGAGCCGACATAAGGTATGAAAGCGATGTTGATGGGCTACGTAGACTACCTGTTGGAATCCTAGAGGAACTAGGCATCGATCCCACGTTCACTGTAGTGGGAAACCTACCACTAGTGTTAAGAGAGAGCCTGCTCCCAAAGATAATCGAGTACGGGAGGAGATTTGTGGATGCCTCACGTGGCATGGTTTCGCCAGGCGTTATAGGCCCATTCTGCCTTGAATCCGTTATAGATAGAGAGTTGAATGTAAAGGTGTTTGAGTTCTCTGGGAGAATTGTGGCTGGGACAAACCTGTATATTGATGGAAGCCCGTATTCGTACTTGTACTGGGATCAACCAGTTAGCATGGGTAGGAGAATAGCTATCGAGGTGAGGCTAGCCCTGGAGAAGGGGTTATTGGAAAAAATCGTCACATAA
- a CDS encoding phosphoribosyltransferase family protein, translating to MRLDYRFISVDLLRAYKELVDYKELEEITGLDTQILWRYIRKGVKPNSKKAASLFNKLTSREIVEGLIRRKLVELENGIYSLYRIAYNIPLIKILSYIALKEFREYRINAVATVESDGIPLATRIADVMSAKLIVAKHRPEIGAKGYHQASYVSRDPPVYTMLFTPADILTKKDRVLIVDDLINTGKTSKAMIQLIKAAGAQPVGLFSIIGIRDSWFRVISKDLEKIYVALVITELQET from the coding sequence GTGAGACTCGACTATAGGTTTATCAGTGTGGATTTATTAAGAGCGTACAAGGAGCTCGTAGATTACAAGGAACTAGAGGAGATAACGGGATTAGACACGCAGATTCTTTGGAGGTATATTAGGAAAGGGGTTAAACCTAACTCAAAGAAGGCGGCCAGCCTATTCAATAAGCTGACTAGCAGGGAAATCGTTGAGGGATTGATTAGGAGGAAGCTCGTTGAATTAGAAAACGGCATCTACAGCTTATACAGGATCGCATATAACATCCCATTAATCAAGATACTCTCCTACATAGCGCTCAAGGAGTTCCGTGAATACAGGATAAACGCTGTTGCGACAGTGGAGTCGGATGGTATACCATTAGCCACTAGAATAGCTGATGTAATGAGCGCCAAGCTCATTGTTGCTAAACACCGCCCCGAGATAGGTGCGAAGGGATATCATCAGGCATCCTATGTATCAAGGGATCCACCAGTCTACACAATGCTCTTTACACCAGCCGATATATTGACTAAGAAGGATAGGGTTTTAATAGTGGACGACCTGATAAACACTGGGAAAACCTCGAAGGCCATGATCCAGTTGATCAAGGCTGCTGGAGCTCAACCAGTTGGATTATTCTCTATAATAGGTATTAGAGATTCATGGTTCAGGGTTATTTCCAAGGATTTAGAGAAAATATATGTTGCGCTAGTTATTACGGAGCTCCAAGAGACTTGA
- a CDS encoding 2-oxoacid:acceptor oxidoreductase family protein, with protein MKVEVLIIGRGGQGVLLLGRILGLSISKYAGKYAVATETYAAETRGGESRTDIVIGDSMYDVDYVKVQSPDIAVFMYPFNLDKYLKMLRPTTMVFIDEEYVDPGLFTGFKLFHHRYSEIAESRLGTRRVANVVIAGHMARATSIWSLEHLKKTVVDLTPEKWHQLNIKALELGYSL; from the coding sequence ATGAAGGTAGAGGTACTTATAATTGGACGTGGAGGGCAGGGTGTATTACTACTGGGTAGAATACTTGGGTTATCGATCAGCAAGTATGCTGGGAAATATGCTGTAGCCACGGAGACCTATGCTGCTGAAACCAGGGGAGGCGAAAGCAGGACTGATATAGTGATCGGGGATTCCATGTATGATGTAGATTACGTAAAAGTACAGTCACCCGATATAGCGGTATTCATGTATCCCTTTAACCTTGATAAATATTTAAAAATGCTTAGACCAACCACCATGGTTTTCATCGATGAAGAATATGTTGATCCAGGTTTATTCACAGGATTCAAACTATTCCATCACAGATACAGTGAGATAGCTGAATCCAGGCTTGGAACCAGGAGAGTTGCAAACGTGGTTATAGCCGGGCACATGGCCAGGGCAACAAGTATATGGAGCCTAGAACACTTGAAGAAGACAGTGGTGGATTTAACGCCTGAGAAATGGCATCAGTTAAACATTAAGGCTCTAGAACTCGGCTACTCGCTGTAA
- a CDS encoding thiamine pyrophosphate-dependent enzyme, with product MAVTPRYIHQLDKHLRLDRIPTLYCPGCGLGIGLGAMLRALDKRISEGVVDRNKVVWVGGIGCSARMAFYVSYDSAHVLHGRAIPFATGVKLANPELTLIVVGGDGDIAGIGGNHLLHAAKRNIDMITVMFTNFVYAMTGGQVAPTTPLGVKTTTTPHGNPEPPLNIIKVVASLNANYVARASVTTPHYIEQFFYRALGMKGFRFIEVVSTCPEVYGRHIGLRDPVEMYNELKKRVKYKPNPTIDEALIDWEKGIIIGEFMVRDNPSYLEIIRGLK from the coding sequence ATGGCTGTAACCCCTAGATACATACATCAGCTTGACAAGCACCTTAGACTCGACAGGATACCCACATTATACTGTCCCGGATGCGGCCTTGGAATAGGATTAGGAGCCATGCTCAGGGCGCTTGATAAAAGAATCAGTGAGGGGGTAGTGGATAGGAATAAAGTGGTATGGGTTGGAGGTATAGGGTGTAGCGCTAGAATGGCCTTTTACGTTAGCTATGATTCAGCACACGTCCTCCACGGTAGGGCGATACCGTTCGCGACAGGCGTTAAACTCGCAAACCCGGAACTAACATTAATAGTTGTGGGGGGCGATGGAGATATCGCCGGCATTGGGGGCAACCACCTACTCCATGCCGCTAAGAGGAATATAGATATGATCACAGTCATGTTCACGAACTTCGTTTACGCGATGACGGGCGGCCAAGTAGCACCTACGACGCCCCTTGGGGTTAAAACTACGACGACTCCTCATGGTAATCCAGAGCCTCCATTGAATATCATAAAAGTCGTGGCATCGCTGAACGCGAACTATGTGGCTAGGGCTAGTGTAACGACACCGCATTACATAGAGCAGTTCTTCTACAGGGCTTTAGGTATGAAGGGGTTTAGATTCATAGAAGTGGTGAGCACGTGCCCCGAAGTATATGGAAGGCACATCGGGCTCAGAGACCCTGTTGAAATGTATAATGAGTTGAAGAAAAGAGTTAAGTACAAGCCTAATCCAACAATAGATGAAGCCTTAATAGACTGGGAGAAAGGCATAATTATAGGTGAATTCATGGTTCGAGACAACCCATCATACCTGGAGATCATAAGGGGGTTGAAATGA
- a CDS encoding transketolase C-terminal domain-containing protein, translated as MNRKHTMVDDAEVLLVSYGSTARTVYAAIRELRRRGVKAGMLRPKTLWPLDEERIYNSVSSRIDRVVVIENNMGKLFLDMKRIFRDREVYSAPVLSLELPTVKEVIEAVEQWL; from the coding sequence ATGAACAGGAAACATACAATGGTTGACGATGCCGAGGTACTTCTGGTTTCATATGGTTCAACAGCTAGAACAGTTTATGCAGCAATAAGGGAGCTGAGGCGTAGAGGGGTTAAAGCCGGCATGCTCAGGCCGAAAACCCTCTGGCCATTAGACGAGGAGAGGATCTATAATAGTGTATCAAGCAGGATAGATAGGGTGGTTGTCATAGAGAATAATATGGGTAAATTATTCCTCGATATGAAACGCATTTTTAGAGATAGAGAGGTGTATTCAGCCCCCGTTTTAAGCCTTGAACTACCCACTGTGAAAGAAGTAATCGAGGCGGTGGAGCAATGGCTGTAA
- a CDS encoding 2-oxoacid:acceptor oxidoreductase subunit alpha yields MRKTFASGNMAIAEAAIVAGLKFYAGYPITPSSEIMEYLAEHLPGQGGIVIQMEDEIASINAIIGASWAGAKAMTATSGPGLSLMAEGIGLAVMSETPIVIVDVMRTGPSTGVPTKTTQADVFQVRWLTHGDYIIPSYIPWSVQEAYDLTIKAFNTAEKLRTPVILLSDAVIAHLWEPLVIYERGEVEIIERRKPTSKDNYKPYMPGDDLIPPMACFGEGYNVLVESLTHDERGYYAPTNTYHKNSVLRLMLKIVKNISYVYEQETYNG; encoded by the coding sequence GTGAGGAAAACCTTTGCCTCTGGTAACATGGCTATCGCTGAAGCCGCTATAGTTGCTGGTTTAAAATTCTATGCAGGATACCCTATCACGCCTAGCTCTGAGATAATGGAGTACCTTGCAGAGCATCTCCCAGGGCAAGGAGGCATCGTGATACAAATGGAGGATGAGATAGCCTCTATTAATGCTATAATAGGGGCATCATGGGCTGGAGCTAAGGCCATGACAGCTACCTCGGGCCCTGGATTATCGCTTATGGCCGAGGGAATAGGACTAGCTGTGATGAGTGAGACCCCAATAGTTATCGTGGACGTCATGAGGACTGGGCCAAGTACTGGTGTACCGACAAAAACTACTCAGGCGGATGTTTTTCAAGTCAGGTGGCTGACACACGGAGACTATATTATCCCTAGTTATATCCCCTGGAGTGTACAGGAGGCCTATGATTTAACAATTAAGGCTTTCAATACTGCTGAAAAACTTAGAACACCTGTAATACTCCTAAGCGATGCCGTGATAGCTCATCTATGGGAACCACTCGTTATCTATGAAAGAGGTGAGGTCGAGATCATTGAGAGGAGGAAACCTACTAGTAAAGATAATTATAAGCCATATATGCCCGGAGACGACCTGATTCCACCAATGGCGTGTTTCGGGGAGGGCTATAACGTGCTTGTCGAATCATTAACTCATGATGAGAGAGGATACTATGCTCCTACAAACACGTATCACAAGAACAGCGTCTTGAGACTAATGCTTAAAATAGTGAAGAACATTAGCTACGTGTATGAACAGGAAACATACAATGGTTGA
- a CDS encoding 4Fe-4S dicluster domain-containing protein: protein MGATYSSLGLITRENQRYRVTVIVDRCKECGICINVCPTKVLVKSSVLNKFGYHPPEPAHIEKCIGCRLCEYNCPDFAIFVEVASK from the coding sequence ATGGGGGCTACTTATTCTAGCCTGGGATTGATCACGAGGGAGAACCAGAGATACAGGGTCACAGTAATAGTTGACAGGTGCAAAGAATGCGGTATATGCATCAATGTATGCCCAACAAAAGTCCTCGTTAAATCCAGCGTATTAAACAAGTTCGGCTACCATCCCCCCGAGCCGGCACACATAGAGAAATGCATTGGTTGCAGGCTCTGCGAATACAACTGCCCCGATTTCGCTATATTTGTGGAGGTGGCTTCAAAGTGA
- a CDS encoding ribonuclease Z — MSTKVFFLGTGAAIPVTRGLPCIALRVDSNIYLLDVGEGCQSRMFKAGLSPIKVKAVFVTHPHGDHYLGLFGLLQTMGLMDRKEALKLVVPKEVEEYIKVVVEKKLMRTVFPLELTVITSGEVYRDEKISVEAYPVQHGVEAYGFRVGIGKKSLCYTGDTMPCNTIVENCKGVDVLIHESTFTSEMSSEAHEEYHSTSKDAALTAIEAGVASLVLTHISARHSDEEVLRDALRFFSNTIVARDFSILYL; from the coding sequence ATGAGCACTAAAGTATTCTTCCTAGGTACCGGGGCAGCGATACCGGTTACCAGGGGGCTCCCTTGTATCGCCCTAAGAGTGGATTCAAACATATACCTACTAGACGTAGGCGAGGGATGCCAGTCAAGGATGTTTAAAGCTGGTTTAAGCCCCATCAAGGTGAAGGCTGTCTTCGTAACCCATCCCCATGGAGACCACTATCTAGGGCTCTTCGGGCTTCTCCAGACAATGGGTTTAATGGATAGGAAAGAGGCTCTTAAACTAGTTGTCCCAAAAGAGGTGGAAGAGTATATCAAGGTCGTAGTCGAGAAGAAGTTGATGAGAACGGTCTTCCCCCTTGAGCTAACCGTGATAACCAGTGGCGAGGTCTATCGTGATGAGAAGATCAGCGTGGAAGCATACCCGGTTCAACACGGTGTGGAAGCCTATGGGTTCCGTGTTGGAATAGGTAAGAAATCACTGTGCTATACCGGGGACACTATGCCCTGTAATACTATTGTTGAGAACTGCAAAGGAGTAGATGTATTGATCCATGAGTCAACGTTTACGAGTGAGATGAGTAGTGAGGCACATGAGGAGTATCATTCAACATCTAAGGATGCAGCCCTGACAGCCATCGAAGCCGGGGTTGCATCCCTTGTGTTGACACATATAAGTGCGAGGCATAGTGATGAGGAAGTATTGAGGGATGCATTGAGATTCTTCTCAAACACTATTGTTGCCCGCGACTTCTCAATCCTCTACCTGTAA